A segment of the Streptomyces sp. NBC_01235 genome:
TTCCTGTGGATGTGGCCGGGCGCCAAGATCTCCGTCATGGGCGGCGAGCAGGCCGCGTCGGTCCTCGCGACCGTCAAGCGGGACCAGTTGGAGGCGCGCGGCGAGTCCTGGCCCGCGGAGGACGAAGAGGCCTTCAAGGATCCGATCCGTGCCCAGTACGACCGTCAGGGGAACGCTTACTACGCGACGGCCCGCCTGTGGGACGACGGGGTCATCGATCCCCTGGAGACCCGACAGGTACTGGGGCTGGCCCTGACCGCCTGCGCCAACGCGCCCCTGGGCGAACCCCAGTTCGGCGTCTTCCGGATGTGAGGGGCATGACAACGATGTTCGACACGGTGCTTGTGGCCAACCGGGGCGAGATCGCCGTCCGCGTCATCCGGACGCTGCGGTCGATGGGCGTGCGTTCGGTGGCCGTCTTCTCGGACGCGGACGCGGACGCACGACACGTCCGGGAGGCCGACACGGCGGTACGGATCGGTCCGGCACCGGCGGCCGAGAGCTATCTGTCGGTGGAGCGGCTGCTGGAGGCGGCCGCGCGGACGGGCGCCCAGGCCGTCCACCCGGGATACGGCTTCCTGGCCGAGAACGCCGGCTTCGCGCGGGCGTGCGCCGACGCGGGGCTGGTCTTCATCGGGCCGCCCGCCGACGCCATCTCCCTCATGGGCGACAAGATCCGGGCCAAGGAGACCGTGCGGGCGGCCGGGGTGCCCGTCGTCCCGGGGTCGAGCGGCAGCGGGCTGACGGACGACCAGCTCGTCGCCGCCGCCCACGAGATCGGCGTCCCCGTGCTGCTGAAGCCGAGCGCGGGCGGCGGCGGCAAGGGCATGCGCCTGGTGCGGGACGCGTCGCTGCTGGCCGACGAGATCGCCGCCGCCCGCCGCGAGGCCCGCGCCTCCTTCGGCGACGACACGCTGCTCGTCGAGCGGTGGGTGGACCGCCCCCGGCACATCGAGATCCAGGTCCTGGCCGACGGCCACGGCACCGTGGTGCACCTGGGCGAGCGCGAGTGCTCCCTCCAGCGCCGGCACCAGAAGATCGTCGAGGAGGCACCGAGCGTGCTCCTCGACGAGGCCACGCGCGCATCGATGGGCGAGGCGGCCGTGCAGGCGGCGCGCTCCTGCGGGTACCGGGGCGCGGGCACGGTGGAGTTCATCGTCCCCGGGGGCGATCCGTCGGCGTACTGCTTCATGGAGATGAACACCCGTCTCCAGGTGGAGCATCCGGTCACCGAGCTGGTCACCGGGCTCGACCTGGTGGAGTGGCAGCTGCGGGTGGCGGCCGGTGAGCCGCTGTCCTTCGGACAGGAGGACGTCCGGCTGACCGGGCACGCGGTCGAGGCGCGGATCTGCGCCGAGGACCCCACCCGCGGGTTCCTGCCGTCGGGCGGGACGGTCGTCAGGCTGCACGAGCCGCAGGGCGACGGAGTGCGCACCGACTCCGGGCTCAGCGAGGGCACCGAGGTCGGCAGCCTGTACGACCCGATGCTGTCCAAGGTGATCGCCTATGGCCCGGACCGGCAGACCGCGCTCAGGAAGCTCCGGGCGGCCCTCGCGGAGACGGTCACGCTGGGCGTACCGACCAACGCGGGCTTCCTGCGCCGGCTCCTGGCCCATCCGGCGGTCGTGGCGGGCGAGTTGGACACGGGGCTGGTGGAGCGCGAGGTGGCCGGGCTGATCTCCGACGCGGTGCCGCCGGAGATCTACGCGGCGGCAGCGCTGCTGCGCCAAGGCGCGCTCGCCCCCGCCGCCGGCGCCGGCTGGACGGACCCGTTCGCCGCCGCCGACGGCTGGCGCCTGGGCGGCGAGCGGTCCTGGACACCGCACCACCTCCAGGTCCCCGGCCACGAGCCGGTGACCGTGCGCGTGCGCAGCACGCCGGGCGGCGCGACGGAGCTGCTCCTGCCCGGAGCGGACCGACCCCTGCGGGGGTCGGGGGGCGTACTCCCGCGGCGCGAGACCGGGCACCGGTTCGCCTTCCGGCTCGACGACGTCCGTCACACCTTCGCCGCCCTGCCGGACGGCACCTGGCTGGGGCGCGACGGCGACGCATGGCAGGTGCGCGACCACGACCCGGTCGCCGCGTCCCTGTCCCGTGCCGCGCACGGGGGCGCCGACTCGCTCACCGCGCCCATGCCCGGCACGGTGACGGTCGTGAAGGTCGCCGTCGGCGACGAGGTGACGGCGGGTCAGAGTCTGCTGGTGGTGGAGGCGATGAAGATGGAGCACGTCATCTCCGCCCCGCACGCCGGCACGGTCGCCGAGCTGGACGTCACACCGGGGACGACGGTCGCCATGGACCAGGTGCTCGCCGTCATCGCCCCGACAGAGGAGGACCAGTGACACTCCCCATGGTCGTTCCGGCCCCGGACCTGCCCGCGCGGGTCAGGATCCACGAGGTCGGCGCGCGCGACGGTCTGCAGAACGAGAAGTCGACGGTGCCGACGGCGGTGAAGGCGGAGTTCGTCCGCCGGCTGGCCGACGCGGGCCTGACGACGATCGAGGCGACGAGCTTCGTCCACCCCAAGTGGGTGCCGCAGCTCGCCGACGCCGAGGAACTGTTCCCGCTCGTCTCCGACCTGCCGGCGGCACTCCCGGTCCTCGTGCCGAACGAGCGCGGGCTGGACCGGGCGCTGGCGCTGGGCGCGCGGCGCGTCGCCGTCTTCGCCAGCGCCACGGAGTCCTTCGCGAAGGCCAACCTCAACCGCACGCTGGACGAGTCGCTCGCCGTGTTCGAGCCGGTGGTGCGGCGGGCGAAGGACGAGGGCGCCCACGTACGCGGCTATGTCTCGATGTGCTTCGGCGACCCCTGGGAGGGGGCGGTCCCGCTCCACCAGGTGGTGGGTGTCTGCACGGCGCTGCGGGACATGGGATGCGACGAGCTGAGCCTGGGCGACACGATCGGCGTCGCCACCCCCGGCCATGTCCTGGAGCTGCTCTCCGCGCTGAACGAACAGGGCGTGCCGACGAACGTGATCGGCGTGCACTTCCACGACACCTACGGTCAGGCGCTCGCCAACACCCTCGCCGCGCTCCAGCACGGCGTGACCACCGTCGACGCCTCGGCGGGCGGTCTCGGCGGCTGCCCGTTCGCGAAGTCCGCCACCGGCAACCTCGCCACCGAAGACCTCGTGTGGATGCTTCAGGGCCTCGGCATCGACACCGGGGTCGACCTCGGCCGTCTCGTCGCCACCAGCGTGTGGATGGCCGAACAACTGGGCCGACCCAGCCCGTCCCGCACCGTCCGCGCACTCGGTAAAACGACACAGCCCCACAAGGAGCAGTGACCCGACATGGACCACCGTCTCTCCCCCGAGCTGGAAGAACTCCGCCGCACTGTCGAGGAGTTCGCGCACGACGTCGTGGCGCCCAAGATCGGCGACTTCTACGAGCGCCACGAGTTTCCCTACGAGATCGTCCGCGAGATGGGCCGCATGGGCCTGTTCGGGCTGCCGTTCCCGGAGGAGTACGGCGGCATGGGCGGCGACTACCTCGCCCTTGGCATCGCGCTGGAGGAACTCGCGCGCGTCGACTCCTCCGTGGCGATCACCCTGGAGGCGGGTGTCTCGCTGGGCGCCATGCCGATCCATCTCTTCGGCACGCCGGAGCAGAAGCGGGAGTGGCTGCCGCGGCTGTGCTCCGGCGAGATCCTGGGCGCCTTCGGGCTGACCGAGCCGGACGGCGGCTCGGACGCGGGCGCCACGCGCACGACGGCCCGGATCGACCCGGAGACCGACGAGTGGGTGATCAACGGCACCAAGTGCTTCATCACCAACTCGGGCACCGACATCACGGGATTGGTCACGGTCACGGCGGTCACGGGCCGGGGGCCGGACGGCAGGCCGCTGATCTCGGCGATCATCGTCCCGTCCGGCACCCCGGGCTTCACGGTCGCCGCGCCCTACTCGAAGGTCGGCTGGAACGCCTCCGACACCCGTGAGCTGTCCTTCTCCGACGTCCGCGTCCCGGCGGCGAACCTCCTCGGCGAGGAGGGCCGGGGTTACGCGCAGTTCCTGCGGATCCTCGACGAGGGCCGCGTCGCCATCGCGGCCCTCGCCACCGGGCTCGCGCAGGGCTGTGTGGACGAGTCGGTGAAGTACGCGAAGGAACGGCACGCGTTCGGCCGTCCCATCGGCGCCAACCAGGCCATCCAGTTCAAGATCGCCGACATGGAGATGAAGGCCCACACCGCCCGCCTCACCTGGCGCGACGCGGCCTCCCGGCTGGTGTCCGGCGAGCCCTTCAAGAAGGAGGCGGCCCTCGCCAAGCTCTACTCCTCCACGATCGCCGTCGACAACGCCCGCGACGCCACCCAGGTCCACGGCGGCTACGGCTTCATGAACGAGTACCCGGTGGCCCGTATGTGGCGCGACTCCAAGATCCTGGAGATCGGGGAGGGCACGAGCGAGGTGCAACGGATGCTGATCGCCCGCGAGTTGGGCCTGGCGGGCTGACCCGGCGCGTTCGAACGATGGCCGGAAGCCGACCTGCCATCGCGGGTCCGGTGCGCTGAGCGCCCTCAAGCCGGCTGGTGCGGCGGCCTCATGGGCACCCCCGTGAGGCCGCCCGACCGCTTCACCTCCTCGGGTGAACACCGACCCCGGGCCAGAACCGGGCTCCTGAAAGCCCGTATGCCTTCGATCCACAGGGAGGACACAGAAAGACGGCGCGCGTCACCGCGGGTGTCCCGCACCCTGGAACCGCCCTCTGGACAGCAGCTGAGGTTAGGCTAACCTACATTCGAACCGTCCTCGGGTGATCCGCCCCGTTCGAAAGTAGCCAGAGACATGTCCAACGCCAGAGCCGCTCGTCCCACCCGCCGTGGCATCCTCGCCGCCGGTGGCGCCCTCGGCCTCGGTACCGTGCTCGCCGCCTGCGGGGACGACGACGCGGGCAGCAACGGCTCGGAATCGTCGGCCAACGCCTCGGCCAAGTCCGGTCCCTGGACCTTCAAGGACGACCGCGGCACCACGGTGAAGCTCGACAAGATCCCCGCGAACATCGTCGCGTTCACCGGTGTCGGCGCCGCCCTCTACGACTACGGCATCCAGGTCAAGGGCGTCTTCGGCCCGACGAAGACCACCGCCGGCAAGGCCGACGTCCAGGCCGGCGACATGGACATCACCAAGGTCGAGATCCTCGGCAACGTCTGGGACGAGTTCAACGTCGAGAAGTACGCGGCCCTCGCCCCGGACGTGCTCATCTCCACGATGTTCGACAACGCCGGCACCCTCTGGTACGTCCCCGAGGCCTCCAAGGACAAGATCGCGGGGCTCGCCCCGAGCGTCGCCGTCTCCGTCTACGACCGTCAGCTGACCGCTCCGCTGGAGCGCATGTGGGAGCTGGCCGAGTCCCTCGGCGCCGACATGACGGCGGCCGCGGTCACCGACGCCAAGAAGAAGTTCGAGGACGCGGCCGCCCGGCTGCGCGCCGCCGCCAAGGCCAAGCCCGACATCAAGGTGATGGCCGGTTCCGCGAGCGATGCGCTCTTCTACGTCTCCGGCACCAACCTCTCCGTCGACCTGGAGTACTTCAAGGCGCTCGGCGTGAACTTCGTCGAACCGCCGGAGAGCGCGAAGAAGCAGGGTGGCGGCTGGTACGAGTCGCTGAGCTGGGAGAACGTCGACAAGTACCCGGCGGACATCATCATGATGGACGACCGCTCCTCGACGATCCAGCCTTCGGCGATCACGAAGGCCACCTGGAAGAAGCTGCCCGCGGTGAAGGCCGGTCAGGTCATCGCCCGGTCGCCGGAGCCGATCCTCTCGTACGACAAGTGCGTGCCGCTTCTCGAGAACCTCGCCGAGGCTCTCGAGAAGGCGAAGAAGGTCAGCTGAAAGACACTCGGCGTCACGGGGTGAACTGCGGGCAGTCCGTGGCTGGTCACGCCCACGCGGCGGAGCCGCACATCGACACAGCCCCGCGCCCCCGAGGATGCCGCCCTCGCCCCACGCTTTCCGGGAGCCCCCCATGACCACGGCCGTCGCCGCGCCCTTTCGGTTCTTCTCCCTCCACGTCGTCCGGACCCGACGGCTCTCGCCGTCGCTCGTCCGGGTCACCTTCGCCGGCGAAGATCTCGAGTACTTCTTCTCCGACGGGCGTGACCAGTCCCTCTCCCTCTTCCTGCCGCACCCGGGGCAGTCGGAGCCCGCCGTTCCGATCGAACTCGGGGACGGCTGGTGGCAGGGATGGCGTGAACTACCGGACGGCGTACGGGCGGTGATGCGTTCGTACACGCTCCGGGCGCTGCGCGGCGACCCCGCCGAGATCGACATCGACTTCGTGCTGCACACCCCCGCCGGTCCCGCCTCCGCGTGGGCCTCCCGGGCCGCCGCCGGGGACCGGGTCGTTCTGCTGGGGCCGGCCGTCGCCGACAACCGGGCGATCCGGTTCCGGCCGCCGCAGGACACCGACCTGGTCGTGCTGTGGGGCGACGAGAGCGCCCTGCCGGCGATCGCGTCGATCCTCACGTCGCTGCCGGCCGGGCAGCGGGTGCGGGCATGGCTGGAGGTGCGCGACGCCGGGAACGTGCAGGAGTTGGCGACCTCGGCGGACGCCGGGATCACGTGGGTGGTCGGCGAGAGTTCCGTCGACGCCCTCCGGGAAGCCCCACTGCCGCCCACCGCGCATCCGTACGTCTGGATCGCGGGCGAGTCGGGGCGCGTGAAGGCGTTGCGCCGGCACTTCGTCCAGGAGCGAGGCGTCGACCGGCGCCGGGTCACCTTCGTCGGGTACTGGCGCCAAGGCATGAGCGAGGAACAGCTCCGCGAGGCGGAGTAGAGCAACCACCGTGCCCCCGCAGGCAGTTGTGCGGGGGCACGGGCGTGATCGCAGTCACGGCAGAGGCAGGGTTTCGATCCCGTCAGTTAGGTTAGGCTTACCTAAGTTATGCCCGAGGCCCCGCCCCTCAATCCGTCCCGCAGCGGACCCGTCCCCTTACCCCGGAGGACCCCCACCATGCGCTCGCACCTGCTCAATGACACGACCGCGGAGCAGTACCGCCGCTCCGTGACCGAAGGAGTAGAGCGGGTGGCCGCCAAACTCGCCGCCACCGACCGTCCGTTCACCGGCGTCACGGTCGACGCCCTCGCGCCCCGCATCGACGGGATCGACCTGGACCAGCCGCTGCACGACACCGCGGCCGTCCTGGACGAGCTGGAGGAGGTCTACCTCCGCGACGCGATCTACTTCCACCACCCCCGCTACCTCGCCCACCTCAACTGCCCGGTCGTCATCCCCGCCGTGCTGGGCGAGGCGGTCCTGTCCGCCGTGAACTCCTCCCTCGACACCTGGGACCAGTCGGCCGGCGGCACCCTCATCGAGCGCAAACTGATCGACTGGACGACCGCCCGCATCGGCCTCGGCGAGAACGCCGACGGTGTGTTCACCTCCGGCGGCACCCAGTCCAACCTCCAGGCGCTGCTGCTCGCCCGCGAGGAGGCCAAGCCGGAGCGGGACGGGTGGGACGGGCCGGCCGGCCTGGCGAACCTGCGCATCTTCGCCTCCGAGGTCAGCCACTTCAGCGTGAAGAAGTCCGCGAAACTCCTCGGGCTGAGCGCGGACTCGGTCGTGTCGATCCCCGTCGGCGCCGACAAGCGCATGCAGACCGTCGCGCTCGCCCACGAGCTGGAGCGCTGCAAGAAGGCCGGTCTGACGCCGATGGCCGTCGTCGCCACCGCCGGCACCACCGACTTCGGCTCCATCGACCCGCTGCCCGAGATCGCCGAACTCTGCACCCAGTACGGCGCCTGGATGCACGTGGACGCCGCCTACGGCTGCGGACTCCTCGCCTCCCTCAAGTACCGGGACCGGATCGACGGCATCGAGCGCGCCGACTCCGTCACCGTCGACTACCACAAGTCCTTCTTCCAGCCGGTGAGTTCCTCCGCCGTCCTGGTACGCGACGCCTCGACCCTGCGCCACGCGACCTACCACGCGGAGTACCTCAACCCCCGCCGTATGGTCCAGGAGCGCATCCCCAACCAGGTCGACAAGTCCCTCCAGACCACCCGCCGCTTCGACGCGCTCAAGCTGTGGATGACGCTGCGCACGATGGGCGCCGACGGCATCGGGCAGCTCTTCGACGAGGTCTGCGACCTGGCCGCCGAAGGCTGGAAACTGCTGGCCGCCGACCCCCGCTTCGACGTCGTCGTCCAGCCCTCGCTCTCCACCCTGGTCTTCCGCTACATCCCCGCCGCCGTCACCGACCCGGCCGAGATCGACCGCGCCAACCTCTACGCCCGCAAGGCCCTGTTCGCCTCCGGCGACGCGGTGGTCGCCGGCACCAAGGTCGGCGCCCGCCACTACCTGAAGTTCACCCTGCTCAACCCCGAGACGACGACCGACGACGTCGCCGCCGTCCTCGACCTGATCGCCGGCCACGCCGAGCAGCACCTGGGAGAGTCCCTTGACCGCGCATCCTGAGCCCGACTCCGTGAACAAGACCTACGACTTCGTGGGCATCGGGCTCGGCCCGTTCAACCTCGGCCTCGCCTGCCTCACCGAACCCATCGACGCGCTCGACTGCGTCTTCCTGGAGTCCAAGCCCGACTTCGAGTGGCATGCCGGCATGTTCCTCGACGGTGCCCACCTCCAGACGCCGTTCATGTCGGACCTGGTCACGCTCGCCGACCCGACCTCCCCGTACTCCTTCCTCAACTACCTGAAGGAGAAAGGGCGGCTGTACTCGTTCTACATCCGCGAGAACTTCTACCCGCTGCGCGTCGAGTACGACGACTACTGCCGCTGGGCCGCGGGCAAACTGGGCAGCGTGCGCTTCTCGACGACGGTCGCGGAAGTGACGTACGACGACGAGCTCTACGTCGTGAAGACCACGGCCGGCGATGTCTACCGCGCCCGCCACCTGGTCCTCGGCACCGGGACGTCCCCCTGCATCCCGGAGGCCTGCGCCGGTCTGGGCGGCGACTTCCTCCACAACTCCCGCTACATGGGGCACAAGGCGGAGCTGCAGAAGAAGGAGTCGATCACGCTGGTCGGCAGCGGCCAGTCCGCCGCCGAGATCTACTACGACCTGCTCGGCGAGATCGACGTCCACGGCTACCAGCTGAACTGGGTCACCCGCTCCCCGCGCTTCTTCCCGCTGGAGTACACCAAGCTCACGCTGGAGATGACCTCCCCGGAGTACATCGACTACTTCCGCGAGCTGCCGGAACGCACCCGCTACCGCCTCACGGCCGAGCAGAAGGGCCTGTTCAAGGGCATCGACGGCGACCTCATCAACGAGATCTTCGACCTGCTCTACCAGAAGAGCCTCGGCGGCCCGGTGCCCACCCGGCTCCTCACCAACTCCGCGCTCGACAGCGCACGTTACGCCGACGGCACCTACACCCTCGCCTTCCGCCATGAGGAGCAGGAGAAGGACTTCGAGATCGCCTCCCAGGGGCTGGTCCTGGCCACCGGCTACAAGTACGCCGAGCCGGAGTTCCTCGCGCCGATCAAGGACAGACTCCGCTACGACTCCCAGGGCAACTTCGACGTCGCCCGCAACTACGCCATCGACACCACGGGCCGGGGTGTGTTCCTGCAGAACGCGGGCGTGCACACGCACAGCGTCACCTCCCCCGACCTCGGCATGGGCCCCTACCGCAACAGCTTCATCATCCGTGAGCTGCTCGGCAGCGAGTACTACCCGGTCGAGAAGACCATCGCGTTCCAGGAGTTCGGCATATGACCTTCGCCTTCCGCCCCCTCGACCCTCTGAAGGACGCCGAGCTCCTGCACGCCTGGGTCACTCACCCCAAGGCCGCGTTCTGGATGATGCAGGACGCGAGGCTGGAGGACGTCGAGCGTGCCTACATGGAGATCGCGGCCGACGAGCACCACCACGCGCTGCTCGGACTGCGGGACGGCGTCCCCGCCTTCCTGATGGAGAAGTACGACCCCGCCCACCGCGAGCTGGTCGGCCTCTACGAGCCGCAGCCGGGCGACGTCGGCATGCACTTCCTCACGCCCGCGACCGACACGCCCGTCCACGGCTTCACCCGGGCCGTGATCACCGCCGTGATGGCGCATCTCTTCGAGGACCCGGCGGTGGAACGCGTCGTCGTGGAGCCGGACGTGTCCAACAAGGCCGTGCACGCGCTCAACGAGGCCGTCGGGTTCGTGCCCGAGCGCGAGATCCAGAAGCCGGAGAAGAAGGCGTTGCTGAGCTTCTGCACCCGTGGTCGGTTCTTCGCCGCGACGGGGGTGCCCGCATGAGCCTCGCCGACGCCGTCGCCCACCTCTCCCCCGAGCGCTGGGAGAAGGCCAACCGTCTGCTCGTCCGCAAGGCCCTCGCGGAGTTCGCGCACGAGCGGCTCATCACCCCGCAGGAGGAGGACGGGCGGTACGTCGTCCGCAGCGACGACGGGCTGACGTACTACCGCTTCACCGCCGTCCGCCGCGCTCTCGACCACTGGCAGGTGGACGCCGGCTCGATCACCCGCACCCGCGACGACGCCGAACTCCCCGTCGCCGCGCTGGACTTCTTCATCGAGCTGAAGAAGACGCTGGGCCTGAGCGACGAGATCCTGCCGGTCTACCTGGAGGAGATCTCCTCCACCCTCTCCGGCACCTGCTACAAGCTCACCAAACCGCAGATCACCTCGGCGGAGCTGGTCAGCGGCGGTTTCCAGGCCATCGAGACCGGGATGACCGAGGGCCACCCCTGCTTCGTCGCCAACAACGGGCGCCTCGGCTTCGGCATCCACGAGTACCTCGCGTACGCCCCGGAGACGGCGAGCCCGGTCCGGCTGGTGTGGCTGGCCGCGCACCGCTCACGCGCCGCGTTCACGGCCGGGGTCGGGATCGCGTACGAGTCGTTCGTGCGGGAGGAGCTGGGCGAGGGGACCGTCGAGCGGTTCGACGGCGTCCTGCGCGAGCAGGGCCTCGACCCGGACGACTACCTCCTCATCCCCGTCCACCCCTGGCAGTGGTGGAACAAGCTCACCGTCACCTTCGCCGCCGAGATCGCGCGCGGGAACCTGGTGTGCCTGGGCGAGGGCGACGACGAGTACCTGGCCCAGCAGTCCATCCGGACGTTCTTCAACTCCTCGCACCCCGAGAAGCACTACGTGAAGACGGCGCTGTCCGTCCTCAACATGGGCTTCATGCGCGGGCTCTCGGCCGCCTACATGGAGGCGACCCCGGCCATCAACGACTGGCTCGCCCAACTCATCGACAACGACCCCGTGCTGAAGTCGACCGGGCTGTCGATCATCCGGGAGCGGGCGGCCGTCGGCTACCGGCACCTGGAGTACGAGGCGGCGACGGACCGCTACTCGCCGTACCGCAAGATGCTGGCCGCGCTGTGGCGGGAGAGCCCGGTGCCGGCGCTCCAGGACGGCGAGTCGCTGGCGACGATGGCCTCCCTGATCCACGTGGACCACGAGGGACGGTCGGTGGCCGGCGCGCTGATCGAGCAGTCGGGGCTGGCGCCGGTGGAGTGGCTGCGCCACTACCTCCAGGCGTACTACACCCCGCTGCTGCACAGCTTCTACGCCTACGACCTGGTGTTCATGCCGCACGGCGAGAACACCGTCCTGGTGCTGAAGGACGGGGTCGTGCAGCGGGCGATCTACAAGGACATCGCCGAGGAGATCGCCGTCATGGACCCGCACGCGGTGCTGCCGCCCGAGGTCCGGCGCATCCGGGTCGAGGTGCCCGAGGACAAGAAACTGCTGTCCATCTTCACGGACGTCTTCGACTGCTTCTTCCGCTTCCTCGCGGCCGGCCTCGCCACCGAGGGGATCCTGGAGGAGGACGACTTCTGGCGCACGGTGGCCGAGGTCACCCGCACCTACCAGGAGGCCAACCCCGCACTGGCCGACAGGTTCCGCCAGTACGACATGTTCGCGCCCGAGTTCGCCCTGTCCTGCCTCAACCGGCTCCAGCTGCGCAACAACAAGCAGATGGTGGACCTGGCGGACCCGTCGGGCGCCCTCCAGCTGATCGGCACCCTGGAAAATCCCGTCACAGGGTTCTGATCACGACGGGCGGGCGCCCCCGAGTACGGTCCTCGGGGGCGCCCGTCGCGTTGTTTGGAACAATCCTCCCATGGCGGAAATCATCCAGAAGGACGGCACCTGGGTCTTCGACGGCGACGGCCTGCGGCTGACCCCGGGGCGGGACAGGAACGTCGGTCTGCTCCGCCGGGAACTGGGTGAACTCGTCCTCCCTCTGGGTGCGTTGGCGGGGATCTCGTTCGAGCAGGGCAAGAAGACCGGGCGGCTGAGGCTGCGGCTGCGCGACGGCGCGGACCCGCTGCTGCACGCGACCGGCGGGCGGCTGGCCGAGCCGCACGATCCGTACCAGCTGACCGTCGAGTCCGACCGGTACGGCGTCGCCGAGTACCTCGTGGACGAGGTGCGGGGCGCCCTGCTGCTGGACCAGGTCCCGTCCGGCCCGGTGGACCGGTATCTGCTGCCGGGGCCGGCCGTGCCCCTGTCGGCCTCCGCCGGGGACGGCACGGCGAGCTTCGACGGCGAACGGGTGCGCCTGGAGTGGAACTGGAAGACGGAAGACGCGAAGTCCTCGGCCGGCACCCGCACGCTCGCCGTCGAGGACATCGTGGGTGTCGAGTGGCATCCCGCGGGCGGTCTGGACAGCGGCTTCCTGCGGTTCCGGGTGCGCGGCGCGGTGTCGACGACCCCGCCGCAGTACGACCCCCACGCCGTGCAGCTGTGGGGCTTCAAGAAGGACCCGTTGATGGCGCTGGTCGCGGCCGCGGTGCAGGCCCGGCTGCCGCATCCGGCCGCCGCCCCCGAGGACGCCGTACCGCCGCAGCGGCACGAGCCGGACCCGCTCCCGGGCAGCGACCACGACGCGCTGCTGCGCAGGCTGCGCGAGCTCGGCGAGCTGCACCGCGACGGCGTCCTGACGGACGACGAGTTCACGATGGCCAAACAGGCGGTCCTCAAGCGCATGTAGCGCGAGTGGGGACCGCCTGTCGGCGTCAAGGCGTGCGCCCCGCCTTCCAGGCGCACACCCACCGGGGCTACTTGGCCTTGCGGGCCACCGTGAAGTGGTCGATCCGGTCGCCCGTCTCGGCGATGCCCTGGACCTTCAGGGTCGTGTAGTGGCCCTTCGGCGCGGGGGTGACGTCCACGCGCAGGAACGAGTAGTTCAGGTAGCGGACGCGCGACCAGGTGACGGTCTCGTTCTGCTTGCCGTCCTTGAGGTTGATGAAGGAGGCGACCGAGTCGACCTCGTTCTCGTGGCCCTCGTAGGAGTCCGGGGCGGTGAAGGCGTACAGGCTGCGGCCCGCCGCGCCCGCCGTGACGTAGACGACGCCCTCGGTCTCGGGATAGGCCGTGCCGCCGATCGGAAGCTTCTTGGTGACCGTGTCGCCCTTGATCACGTCGGTGCGCTCGTACTGGTGGTTGTGGCCGTTGATGACCAGGTCCACCTGGTACTTGTCGAACAGCGGCACCCACTCCTGGCGCACGCCCCCCTCCGAGGCGTGCGCGGTGGAGGTGCAGTACGCGCAGTGGTGGAAGAACACGACGACGAAGTCGATGTCCTTCGCGGCGCGGAACTTCTTCAGCTGCGCCTCGAACCACTTGGTCTGGGTGCCGCCGGAGATGCCGAGGTTGGCCGGGATCTCGAAGGAGACGTCGTTGGGGTCCAGCGAGATGATCGCCGTGTTGCCGTAGACGAAGGAGTACACGCCCGGCAGGTTCTTCTTGTCCGGGCCGTTGTCCGGGAGGCTCCAGCGGGCCTCCTCGCCGCCGTAGCCGTTGGGCGAGTACCAGGCCTCCATGTCGTGGTTGCCGTACGACACCATCCACGGCACGGACTTGGAGACGGACTCGGTCTGGGCGAGGAACTGGTCCCAGGTGCGCGAGTCGAAGACCGTGTCGGAGGTCTTGCCCTGGCCGGCCGGGTCGCCGTAGGCGATGTCGCCGGCGTGCAGGTGGAAGGCCGGGTTCTGGCCGAG
Coding sequences within it:
- a CDS encoding ABC transporter substrate-binding protein, with product MSNARAARPTRRGILAAGGALGLGTVLAACGDDDAGSNGSESSANASAKSGPWTFKDDRGTTVKLDKIPANIVAFTGVGAALYDYGIQVKGVFGPTKTTAGKADVQAGDMDITKVEILGNVWDEFNVEKYAALAPDVLISTMFDNAGTLWYVPEASKDKIAGLAPSVAVSVYDRQLTAPLERMWELAESLGADMTAAAVTDAKKKFEDAAARLRAAAKAKPDIKVMAGSASDALFYVSGTNLSVDLEYFKALGVNFVEPPESAKKQGGGWYESLSWENVDKYPADIIMMDDRSSTIQPSAITKATWKKLPAVKAGQVIARSPEPILSYDKCVPLLENLAEALEKAKKVS
- a CDS encoding hydroxymethylglutaryl-CoA lyase translates to MVVPAPDLPARVRIHEVGARDGLQNEKSTVPTAVKAEFVRRLADAGLTTIEATSFVHPKWVPQLADAEELFPLVSDLPAALPVLVPNERGLDRALALGARRVAVFASATESFAKANLNRTLDESLAVFEPVVRRAKDEGAHVRGYVSMCFGDPWEGAVPLHQVVGVCTALRDMGCDELSLGDTIGVATPGHVLELLSALNEQGVPTNVIGVHFHDTYGQALANTLAALQHGVTTVDASAGGLGGCPFAKSATGNLATEDLVWMLQGLGIDTGVDLGRLVATSVWMAEQLGRPSPSRTVRALGKTTQPHKEQ
- a CDS encoding acyl-CoA dehydrogenase family protein; this translates as MDHRLSPELEELRRTVEEFAHDVVAPKIGDFYERHEFPYEIVREMGRMGLFGLPFPEEYGGMGGDYLALGIALEELARVDSSVAITLEAGVSLGAMPIHLFGTPEQKREWLPRLCSGEILGAFGLTEPDGGSDAGATRTTARIDPETDEWVINGTKCFITNSGTDITGLVTVTAVTGRGPDGRPLISAIIVPSGTPGFTVAAPYSKVGWNASDTRELSFSDVRVPAANLLGEEGRGYAQFLRILDEGRVAIAALATGLAQGCVDESVKYAKERHAFGRPIGANQAIQFKIADMEMKAHTARLTWRDAASRLVSGEPFKKEAALAKLYSSTIAVDNARDATQVHGGYGFMNEYPVARMWRDSKILEIGEGTSEVQRMLIARELGLAG
- a CDS encoding acetyl/propionyl/methylcrotonyl-CoA carboxylase subunit alpha, with product MFDTVLVANRGEIAVRVIRTLRSMGVRSVAVFSDADADARHVREADTAVRIGPAPAAESYLSVERLLEAAARTGAQAVHPGYGFLAENAGFARACADAGLVFIGPPADAISLMGDKIRAKETVRAAGVPVVPGSSGSGLTDDQLVAAAHEIGVPVLLKPSAGGGGKGMRLVRDASLLADEIAAARREARASFGDDTLLVERWVDRPRHIEIQVLADGHGTVVHLGERECSLQRRHQKIVEEAPSVLLDEATRASMGEAAVQAARSCGYRGAGTVEFIVPGGDPSAYCFMEMNTRLQVEHPVTELVTGLDLVEWQLRVAAGEPLSFGQEDVRLTGHAVEARICAEDPTRGFLPSGGTVVRLHEPQGDGVRTDSGLSEGTEVGSLYDPMLSKVIAYGPDRQTALRKLRAALAETVTLGVPTNAGFLRRLLAHPAVVAGELDTGLVEREVAGLISDAVPPEIYAAAALLRQGALAPAAGAGWTDPFAAADGWRLGGERSWTPHHLQVPGHEPVTVRVRSTPGGATELLLPGADRPLRGSGGVLPRRETGHRFAFRLDDVRHTFAALPDGTWLGRDGDAWQVRDHDPVAASLSRAAHGGADSLTAPMPGTVTVVKVAVGDEVTAGQSLLVVEAMKMEHVISAPHAGTVAELDVTPGTTVAMDQVLAVIAPTEEDQ